Genomic window (Magnolia sinica isolate HGM2019 chromosome 10, MsV1, whole genome shotgun sequence):
AATTTCTTAAGTTGGGTTAAGTAACCCAACTCTCTTGAAAAGCCACTGTCAACTGATGCACCTGATAGTGTTTGGAGGTTGCTTAAGCTGGCTGTTTTCTTAGGCATCTTATAAAATTCTCTACTATCAGAAATTTTCATCAAATTAAGATGCCTAAATTTCGTAAGCATCTCTATTCCAGTGGGTAAACCTTTCAAGTGGGAATCTCTAACGTCCAGCGTCTGTAGGTTGTGCAGTCTTTGCAATGAAACAGGGAGTTCCTCAATCTGTGTCCTCCTCAAGCTCAAATACCGTAAGTGAATCAACCCTCCAACTTCATTCGGCAAAATCTTTATTTTAGTGCCTTCTAGATCTAATACCCTCaataatttgaattttgaaaacatTCTACAGAAAGAGGAAGAGGGAAATTCCTGGTCGTTAAATAGAAGAATTGACCGAGGATTCAATTCACCCATGCTTCCTGGAATATCAATTGCAGTGTTTTGGATGGCCAACCGACGCTGTGCTTCTTCGAAATTATTTCTTCGGTTTGTTAGGATTGCTGCGAATTCTTCCTTCTTAAGCATGTGAATAGCAATGTCACGCATGAGGTCATGCACTTGACACGCTATCAAATCGCCCGTGTACTCATCAATGACAGGTTGGAGTAGGTTCCTATCAATGAGCTGAGCAAAGTAATTACTTGAAACTTCTTCAGGTGTCTTCTGTTGATGTTCCTTAATGAAGCCCTCGGCCACCCACATGCAAATCAGCTTCTTTCTCTTAATCACATAATCCCCAGGAAATAGACCGCAATACAAGAAACAAGATTTAAGGTGATAAGGTAAATAGTTGTAACTCGTTAGCAGGGCTCGATTTAATCTTGCAAGATCTTCATTATCTTTCAGTTCCCAACAAAGATTTTCAAGCACGTCATTCCATTCAGCTGGATCAGTGCTCTTCTTTGACATGAGGCCACCAATTACCACAATGGCGAGTGGTAACCCTTTGCATCTTTTGACCATGGCATTTCCCACTTCGACTAAGTGTTGCGGACAAGTTCCTTGAGTGTCTTGGTTCAGAAATACCTTTTTTTGGAAGAGTTCCCAAGCCAATTCATAAGATAATGGCTTCACTTTGTGTATATGGAACTTCTCATGGACAGGACGGGCTCTATTTTCACTGCGAGTCGTGAAGATGATCTTGCTTCCACCCTCATGAGGCAAAGCATGTTTCACATCTTCCCAAACACTAGTATCCCATATATCATCAAGGAACAGAGCGTACCTTTTTCCTTGCAAGTAGTCGTTGATCATCTTTGCTATGTTTGTCTCCTCCATTGTCTCCCCATGATTTGGAACCGCTTCCTTCCTACTCTTATAAAATCCTTCAAGCATGCGCTTCAAGATATTCTTCTTTTGGAATGATTGAGACACATAAATCCATGCATGGCAATCAAAACTTGTCGTTGCAATTTTGTAGATTTTCTTCGCAAGAGTCGTCTTTCCCAGACCGCCCATCCCCACAATCGAAATGACAGTACTACACTACAAGAAAGGAGGCCTAAGCCGACCGATGGCCCAACCCTTTACCCGCAGCCAGTTTTATCGGCTGCGGGCAAAGGGACgccttataaaataaaataaaaaaacaaagccAGCCCTAATTTCTATTTGGGCGCCGaatctctctgcctctccctctccctctcgtgctctcccttcctctctctgcctctccctctccctctccctctcgcgcgctctctctcgctctctctccgtctctctccctctcgcgtgctctccctctccctctccctccctctctctgcctctccctctccccttcgcacgctctccctctccctctccctctcgctctccgctcgctctcctctcactctcactctccctatctatctctctctcaaaaccgtattcctctctctctctttctccctatcTCCTTGGCCCTCTGCTGCAGTTCGGTCTTCTACTGCTCGTGGATCTCGGattcttcctcaaggataactactccgaatccacggagcttctctggactcctcacagagacttctcgaatccacgaggaaagaaagcaagaaaatagaaataaattctaataaattcgaaattgattaattgatgaataaaaacgagttcacaaccctttaaataggggtaccaagcaataagaaagaaatcagaagcaaactaaaattaaaactcctataaattcgcaacttactataaatagtaaatttactttttatagtaagtttcgtatgtggcttaaccacgttattctcctaattattctaagcacttttcatgttggacacaactcctaaaacccaacgaatgaagagttataatcaaactaaaacttactatttatagtaaaaacggaactaaacatggaatttcaccgtcaataggatggaatctcacaaatttcggcatgggcaacctggcatagccaggttggttggctaaattagctcgttctaccccaaaatcatatatggtacgtcgattaactcattccggtttgcgagatatgcctattttatggttcgatggtctggatcacttctgtcgtcgaccgggccttttctgatccatcttggccatgtaactgctctctctctcctcggccctctgctgTAGTTCGGTCTTCTACTGCTTGTGGATCTTAGATTCTCATCCATCTCAGGTATGCTTTGTtgactacaaatccctaattagggatttgcgttgtcgaatccatttttagaaatttgcATTGTCGATTTTCTGTCTTcttctttgtcttttttttttttttttccagctcatttatttCACACATTAGTTACTGATTTCTTATCTTTTGTTGGGTTGATTTGGCTCCTAGAAAGTAACCCTAATTGAAATGGAATCCATTAGCAAGGGTTGCTGCACATGTTTGGCTTCTGGgaaatgcttgaaaatggatCCTATTTCATGTTTTGGGGCCAAGTCACCAGAAGATACTTGGAAAAAGGCTCTAGTAAGTAAATCTCAACTCAGCTCACAATCTGCAAAGTCCATTTGAATAGTTACTCTATAGGCATTCAAATTTTATTCCTGTTGCCATTAGATGGCAAAGTTGAAATACAATGACAACATTACCATGGAAAACATGCAGGAACTAAGAGACATTGCAATGACCGAAGCggtaaaatgaaaacattttttcCTTGAAACTGATATGAAAGGTCCAGGACTGAAGCTTGACAACACTGGAAAAGCAATTCTGACTGTGAgtgtttgcttattattattatttttaataactaTATGAGAGAATACAAAcacagtgagtgccatcctaacatGCAGAAGTAGGGTATCAATGAGCAAATCATGTTCAAATTGCATTGTAGAGTTgaaagatgtatttgttttagCATGGCCATTAGAGTAGCCTTGCTCCAAGATACGGTCATAAGTGCTTTCTAGAGAGAGAGCTACATCTTTGCATCCCTCACAACTAACTGTGGAACTTGGATTCTTTAATTTACAAATTGAATGAAGAATCTCCATTGCAGATCCAATTTTAGAACTGCACAAACTCTCCATTACCCTCTGGTTTCCCACCTTGctggtttcttctttctttctttctttttcttttttctttttcctgacaACTTTAAATGGTTGGTAGTATAATAGTTGCTGCAGAACCGTTTAGGTAACTAATCAACAGCTGATCACCAACCTGATGTTGCAAACTAgtctatttaaatattttttacctTAGAAAAATATGGAATTTGCTGCCCATCCACttccaactatattcaaattgcttAAGATGAAATCCTTTAAGAAGCTCTGATTTCATTCTTAAATAGGGAATTTGGAGTACCCCTATTTATATGTACACTATAAGAAAGGATGGCACAACATCTCCCTGAACTTCCCACCCCAACTCACTGGATGGAATTTTGTCGGTGGTGACCCCTGTGGAGAGAGCTGGAAAGGAATCAAATGCTCTAGAGATGCCATCCAATCCAACTAAATCCTTGGaatggattgagtttcatagtatcCCTTTGTCTTATTGTTGCACATTTTATTTCCTCTTACTTTTGTATGGTTCTTTGCCATCTCACTCACTGATCCAcattttattttctgtttcaGCGGCATTTCCTCAGGTAGGGTTGCTTAGGCAATGTGTCTGAACTTTGAATGATCTTTTTTCTTCGATGTCTACGTTTTCTGCCCTTCTactttgattttccttgatttcttgtcagatctaaggttcttatgtgatatatggtgtagatatcttttaaaatgaatgataTCTTTTTATAGATCGCTGATAAAATGCTCTATACCCTGTCCATTGTCTTCCGACAGGGATGCTAACACTGTTAATGATGTTATGGAATTTGTACTTCAAAACTTCCCAGAGATGAATAAACTTTGGGTCCGAATGCATCATTAGGTTAGTTGGAATTTTAGAGAACTATCGCTATTGTGTTTGGGCGCAAACAGTAAGTGCATGCCATAAATGAAAAATGCACTTATTGTGGTTGTAGATGTTGAATTTGGAAGGATTCAAGTGAGGGATGTGTTGCAACATCTATGGACAAGCCCAATTTCAAATGTAGCTGTTGATGTAGTCCAAGGTAGTCGATCAGCTGAGCTCTGATCTATTGTTGTTACAAAGGTGGGCACAATTCAATTTTCTTGAAGGGATTTGGTATTTTTTGTGTGCTTTTTAATGTCAAAAGATGAAAACAATTATATTTATGAATGATAACAGTCCTGGCATTGCTCCTAGTTTCTATGATGCAttggggttttcagtttgtaaaagtTGGGACCATGGTTCAATGATTGAAACTGTAGATATGAATGGTGGCCACAAACCAAAAATGCCCCAGAAAGGAAGATTCTAGCCATTGAGTCTTTGGCCTTttgggttgaatgtggaccattgctatattttctttcttaactgtccatttattGGCCATCAATTGGActagatcttccaatctaggagatgTGGTACATCCATGATGGCTCCCATCATATATCAACACTTTGGATGGTGTTCTCAATTCCATATTTtaatctcttttccttttctttctttttttcttcttcttcttcttcttcttcttttttttttttgttttgctgcTTTTGTGGGGAAATTTATTGCTTCATTAGTTGGAGTTCATTCTATACGAAAGGTTCACTTCTAGAAGTTAGCAAGTATGTGAACATCTAGGAAGCAGGAGAGGGAGCAACAGTGAGTGCTCATAGCCTAATTTGAAGCAGGAGTGGCACGTGGGTTGATGGTTGATGGTTGCCCCGATTGCTTATTGTGGAATCTTCACAGAAGAAATAAAGGTAGTGTATGAGCCAAGTGTTTTTTTTGCATATCATATCCAACCTGGATGCATAGAAAGATTATTAAATTGAACAACAGTTCATGAATCGACTATAATATAACCACAATGAAATGATAATCATGAAGCAAGTaacaatgtttacaacttttttcttttcagaaaacccatctcaaatccaaactttttttcCCTTCCATGCAACAAACCAATCCATCCCTAACCCACATAAAAAATCTATGCACACAGTTTATGCCTCTGTAACTGCTAACAAATGAGAGTAGCAACCTTTGGTGGAAGTCATTTGATGAGGAGCAGTGACAACTTGTAGCCCATCtaacaggtggagcccacttggtaacaggggacaatcccttacacatgtaataattacactttttgaacccatcccacctgatccttcccaataccatgcgccaaacaccccctaagaatCATGCTCAGGCCAGGCCAGTCTCACCAGCCAAATACTTGGCTTACAAATTGTTAATCCTTCAGGCTGGACTGATTAGCAAGGCCTGCTTAGGCACATTCAACTCGAAACTCTAGCTTGATACCAATGCTAGCTGGCCTCAGGCCAGACCTAGGCCAAACTTGGGCCAGGAGCAGTTAGTGGCAGCTAGGGCTGTCACTATCAGGTTCAGGTCAGTTACTGGTGTTCCCATATCCGGATGTTAACACACATGAGGTACACAATCCAAATCTGATCTGATTTGAGTAGCTCCATCAGGTCCTATCAGGTCTATTTTAAGCATGATTTAGAGTTCAGAATGGGGTTCAGGTCTAAGAATCATGGTCAGGTGCATAGTAGAAAATGCCTTT
Coding sequences:
- the LOC131257840 gene encoding disease resistance protein RPM1-like — protein: MGGLGKTTLAKKIYKIATTSFDCHAWIYVSQSFQKKNILKRMLEGFYKSRKEAVPNHGETMEETNIAKMINDYLQGKRYALFLDDIWDTSVWEDVKHALPHEGGSKIIFTTRSENRARPVHEKFHIHKVKPLSYELAWELFQKKVFLNQDTQGTCPQHLVEVGNAMVKRCKGLPLAIVVIGGLMSKKSTDPAEWNDVLENLCWELKDNEDLARLNRALLTSYNYLPYHLKSCFLYCGLFPGDYVIKRKKLICMWVAEGFIKEHQQKTPEEVSSNYFAQLIDRNLLQPVIDEYTGDLIACQVHDLMRDIAIHMLKKEEFAAILTNRRNNFEEAQRRLAIQNTAIDIPGSMGELNPRSILLFNDQEFPSSSFCRMFSKFKLLRVLDLEGTKIKILPNEVGGLIHLRYLSLRRTQIEELPVSLQRLHNLQTLDVRDSHLKGLPTGIEMLTKFRHLNLMKISDSREFYKMPKKTASLSNLQTLSGASVDSGFSRELGYLTQLKKLLIGEVKGEDCRQLCDSISQLKWLRSLKILGQGEDEELNLQELSQPPQYLEKLILKCVMKEFPQWIGSHNCLRYITLMNSQFVKDPLTTLGQLPNLVYLTLFNAYVGKQICCTSGGFPKLRTMRISYMKVLEEWSRIEEGTMKSLQYLVIDSCPKLKMLPDGFQHLAAIKQLYLEGMSEEFMKRVRGGGDDYLKVRYIPRIVKFGEVVDGKYIFETLSYGEKN